From a single Drosophila sulfurigaster albostrigata strain 15112-1811.04 chromosome 3, ASM2355843v2, whole genome shotgun sequence genomic region:
- the LOC133845861 gene encoding NGFI-A-binding protein homolog isoform X2 — protein sequence MEANSPTTAAITATTTAATSTTAPLATTSTTSSTVPSPAAVAAKSLSGSGSHSATASSCSTSATVAAATPTATGNISNSNSLTQSLPQLLAASTSIEFCKQEDVHNLSLASGPSEGQRSLSGAPSASSSPILSPQGKIFGRNANGTMITTSRPSNEAEVQLYRVLQRASLLAYYDTLLEMGGDDVQQLYDAGEEEFLEIMALVGMASKPLHVRRLQKALHEWANNPALFQGPMLPHLGLCETPTKPSLVFNPDATPALPRSKFSSFNPAASFQVSANLPLATTPTPVSAPMLSQISQPSPVLCPTVPLPAVMQSQSTSPLILPSTPSVTTPCGASTAHQVSSSSPQLTPVLTEMQVQRITMCAAKIARQLPQREPRAQTSKKRTTRELEAVIAMGEHDPRRMDEIRKYSAIYGRFDCKRRPEKPLTLHEVCVNEAAAQLCRNPQTIWLLTRRDELFPLARQIVKDAGFGHSASIARYGNLLSQMPGNNQAQSQRSGGGVVSIDVDCESSDAAAVAVPSSKRQRLSSTEASQLPMELSREAVEDSRYNLFAMYQKFAKPPFDLTEIAKFSLAKTADFEDNDSRFSFSNSSSPPMPVSQWSGK from the exons ATGGAGGCCAACTCTCCCACCACTGCTGCCAtcacagcaacgacaacagcagcgacatcGACCACAGCGCCACTGGCAACCACTTCCACAACCAGCTCAACAGTTCCCTCGCCAGCTGCCGTCGCGGCAAAGAGTCTCTCAGGAAGCGGAAGCCACAGCGCCACAGCGTCCAGCTGCTCGACCTCAGCTaccgttgccgctgccacaCCGACTGCCACgggcaacatcagcaacagcaacagcctgACACAGTCGCTGCCCCAACTGCTGGCAGCCAGCACCAGCATTGAGTTCTGCAAGCAGGAGGATGTCCACAATCTATCGCTAGCCAGCGGACCCTCTGAGGGTCAGAGATCACTCTCGGGGGCGCCGTCAGCGTCCTCTAGTCCCATACTGAGTCCGCAAGGCAAGATCTTTGGACGCAATGCAAATGGCACAA TGATCACCACGTCGCGTCCCAGTAACGAGGCCGAGGTGCAGCTGTACCGCGTGCTCCAGCGAGCCAGTCTATTGGCCTACTATGACACGCTGCTCGAGATGGGCGGCGATGATGTGCAGCAGCTGTACGATGCTGGCGAGGAGGAGTTCCTCGAAATCATGGCACTGGTGGGCATGGCATCCAAGCCTCTCCATGTGCGTCGCCTGCAAAAGGCGCTGCACGAATGGGCCAACAATCCGGCGCTCTTCCAAGGTCCAATGCTGCCGCATTTGG GACTTTGTGAGACGCCAACGAAGCCATCGCTGGTCTTCAATCCGGATGCCACGCCCGCGCTGCCACGCAGCAAATTCTCCTCGTTCAATCCCGCTGCCTCGTTTCAAGTTTCTGCCAATCTGCCGCTGGCCACAACGCCCACTCCGGTGTCGGCGCCAATGCTCTCGCAGATCAGTCAACCCTCCCCTGTGCTCTGCCCCACTGTGCCGCTGCCCGCTGTGATGCAGAGTCAATCCACCTCCCCGCTGATACTGCCATCCACGCCAAGCGTGACCACGCCCTGTGGCGCCAGCACCGCCCACCAGGTGTCGTCCAGCTCGCCACAGCTGACGCCGGTGCTGACCGAGATGCAGGTGCAGCGGATCACAATGTGCGCAGCAAAGATTGCGCGTCAGTTGCCGCAACGCGAACCCCGGGCACAGACCTCCAAGAAGCGCACCACACGCGAACTGGAGGCTGTGATTGCCATGGGTGAACATGATCCGCGTCGCATGGATGAGATACGTAAGTACTCGGCCATCTATGGCCGCTTCGATTGCAAGCGACGGCCAGAGAAGCCGCTCACCTTGCACGAGGTGTGCGTCAATGAGGCAGCCGCACAACTGTGCCGGAATCCTCAGACGATTTGGTTGCTCACGCGCCGTGATGAGCTGTTTCCGCTGGCGAGACAGATTGTCAAGGATGCGGGCTTCGGGCACTCGGCCAGCATTGCTCGCTATGGTAATCTGTTGTCGCAAATGCCGGGCAACAATCAGGCGCAAAGTCAACGCAGTGGCGGCGGCGTCGTCTCCATCGATGTCGATTGCGAGTCCAGCGATGCGGCCGCCGTTGCTGTGCCGAGCAGCAAGCGTCAGCGTTTGTCCTCCACCGAAGCCAGTCAGCTGCCCATGGAACTCAGTCGG GAAGCTGTTGAGGATTCACGCTACAATCTGTTTGCCATGTACCAAAAGTTTGCCAAGCCGCCGTTCGATCTAACTGAAATTGCCAAGTTCTC GCTGGCCAAGACTGCGGACTTTGAGGACAACGATTCGCGGTTCTCGTTCAGCAACTCCAGCTCGCCACCCATGCCAGTGA GCCAATGGTCTGGAAAATGA
- the LOC133845861 gene encoding NGFI-A-binding protein homolog isoform X3 produces the protein MEANSPTTAAITATTTAATSTTAPLATTSTTSSTVPSPAAVAAKSLSGSGSHSATASSCSTSATVAAATPTATGNISNSNSLTQSLPQLLAASTSIEFCKQEDVHNLSLASGPSEGQRSLSGAPSASSSPILSPQGKIFGRNANGTMITTSRPSNEAEVQLYRVLQRASLLAYYDTLLEMGGDDVQQLYDAGEEEFLEIMALVGMASKPLHVRRLQKALHEWANNPALFQGPMLPHLGLCETPTKPSLVFNPDATPALPRSKFSSFNPAASFQVSANLPLATTPTPVSAPMLSQISQPSPVLCPTVPLPAVMQSQSTSPLILPSTPSVTTPCGASTAHQVSSSSPQLTPVLTEMQVQRITMCAAKIARQLPQREPRAQTSKKRTTRELEAVIAMGEHDPRRMDEIRKYSAIYGRFDCKRRPEKPLTLHEVCVNEAAAQLCRNPQTIWLLTRRDELFPLARQIVKDAGFGHSASIARYGNLLSQMPGNNQAQSQRSGGGVVSIDVDCESSDAAAVAVPSSKRQRLSSTEASQLPMELSREAVEDSRYNLFAMYQKFAKPPFDLTEIAKFSLAKTADFEDNDSRFSFSNSSSPPMPANC, from the exons ATGGAGGCCAACTCTCCCACCACTGCTGCCAtcacagcaacgacaacagcagcgacatcGACCACAGCGCCACTGGCAACCACTTCCACAACCAGCTCAACAGTTCCCTCGCCAGCTGCCGTCGCGGCAAAGAGTCTCTCAGGAAGCGGAAGCCACAGCGCCACAGCGTCCAGCTGCTCGACCTCAGCTaccgttgccgctgccacaCCGACTGCCACgggcaacatcagcaacagcaacagcctgACACAGTCGCTGCCCCAACTGCTGGCAGCCAGCACCAGCATTGAGTTCTGCAAGCAGGAGGATGTCCACAATCTATCGCTAGCCAGCGGACCCTCTGAGGGTCAGAGATCACTCTCGGGGGCGCCGTCAGCGTCCTCTAGTCCCATACTGAGTCCGCAAGGCAAGATCTTTGGACGCAATGCAAATGGCACAA TGATCACCACGTCGCGTCCCAGTAACGAGGCCGAGGTGCAGCTGTACCGCGTGCTCCAGCGAGCCAGTCTATTGGCCTACTATGACACGCTGCTCGAGATGGGCGGCGATGATGTGCAGCAGCTGTACGATGCTGGCGAGGAGGAGTTCCTCGAAATCATGGCACTGGTGGGCATGGCATCCAAGCCTCTCCATGTGCGTCGCCTGCAAAAGGCGCTGCACGAATGGGCCAACAATCCGGCGCTCTTCCAAGGTCCAATGCTGCCGCATTTGG GACTTTGTGAGACGCCAACGAAGCCATCGCTGGTCTTCAATCCGGATGCCACGCCCGCGCTGCCACGCAGCAAATTCTCCTCGTTCAATCCCGCTGCCTCGTTTCAAGTTTCTGCCAATCTGCCGCTGGCCACAACGCCCACTCCGGTGTCGGCGCCAATGCTCTCGCAGATCAGTCAACCCTCCCCTGTGCTCTGCCCCACTGTGCCGCTGCCCGCTGTGATGCAGAGTCAATCCACCTCCCCGCTGATACTGCCATCCACGCCAAGCGTGACCACGCCCTGTGGCGCCAGCACCGCCCACCAGGTGTCGTCCAGCTCGCCACAGCTGACGCCGGTGCTGACCGAGATGCAGGTGCAGCGGATCACAATGTGCGCAGCAAAGATTGCGCGTCAGTTGCCGCAACGCGAACCCCGGGCACAGACCTCCAAGAAGCGCACCACACGCGAACTGGAGGCTGTGATTGCCATGGGTGAACATGATCCGCGTCGCATGGATGAGATACGTAAGTACTCGGCCATCTATGGCCGCTTCGATTGCAAGCGACGGCCAGAGAAGCCGCTCACCTTGCACGAGGTGTGCGTCAATGAGGCAGCCGCACAACTGTGCCGGAATCCTCAGACGATTTGGTTGCTCACGCGCCGTGATGAGCTGTTTCCGCTGGCGAGACAGATTGTCAAGGATGCGGGCTTCGGGCACTCGGCCAGCATTGCTCGCTATGGTAATCTGTTGTCGCAAATGCCGGGCAACAATCAGGCGCAAAGTCAACGCAGTGGCGGCGGCGTCGTCTCCATCGATGTCGATTGCGAGTCCAGCGATGCGGCCGCCGTTGCTGTGCCGAGCAGCAAGCGTCAGCGTTTGTCCTCCACCGAAGCCAGTCAGCTGCCCATGGAACTCAGTCGG GAAGCTGTTGAGGATTCACGCTACAATCTGTTTGCCATGTACCAAAAGTTTGCCAAGCCGCCGTTCGATCTAACTGAAATTGCCAAGTTCTC GCTGGCCAAGACTGCGGACTTTGAGGACAACGATTCGCGGTTCTCGTTCAGCAACTCCAGCTCGCCACCCATGCCA GCCAATTGTTAA
- the LOC133845861 gene encoding NGFI-A-binding protein homolog isoform X1, translated as MEANSPTTAAITATTTAATSTTAPLATTSTTSSTVPSPAAVAAKSLSGSGSHSATASSCSTSATVAAATPTATGNISNSNSLTQSLPQLLAASTSIEFCKQEDVHNLSLASGPSEGQRSLSGAPSASSSPILSPQGKIFGRNANGTMITTSRPSNEAEVQLYRVLQRASLLAYYDTLLEMGGDDVQQLYDAGEEEFLEIMALVGMASKPLHVRRLQKALHEWANNPALFQGPMLPHLGLCETPTKPSLVFNPDATPALPRSKFSSFNPAASFQVSANLPLATTPTPVSAPMLSQISQPSPVLCPTVPLPAVMQSQSTSPLILPSTPSVTTPCGASTAHQVSSSSPQLTPVLTEMQVQRITMCAAKIARQLPQREPRAQTSKKRTTRELEAVIAMGEHDPRRMDEIRKYSAIYGRFDCKRRPEKPLTLHEVCVNEAAAQLCRNPQTIWLLTRRDELFPLARQIVKDAGFGHSASIARYGNLLSQMPGNNQAQSQRSGGGVVSIDVDCESSDAAAVAVPSSKRQRLSSTEASQLPMELSREAVEDSRYNLFAMYQKFAKPPFDLTEIAKFSLAKTADFEDNDSRFSFSNSSSPPMPANGLENERSPVSSHGQCPIETSHADARDLTLTESIDLTANGVQVISAAGDNIIAVANPALALSPTLNEVLKRNAATPES; from the exons ATGGAGGCCAACTCTCCCACCACTGCTGCCAtcacagcaacgacaacagcagcgacatcGACCACAGCGCCACTGGCAACCACTTCCACAACCAGCTCAACAGTTCCCTCGCCAGCTGCCGTCGCGGCAAAGAGTCTCTCAGGAAGCGGAAGCCACAGCGCCACAGCGTCCAGCTGCTCGACCTCAGCTaccgttgccgctgccacaCCGACTGCCACgggcaacatcagcaacagcaacagcctgACACAGTCGCTGCCCCAACTGCTGGCAGCCAGCACCAGCATTGAGTTCTGCAAGCAGGAGGATGTCCACAATCTATCGCTAGCCAGCGGACCCTCTGAGGGTCAGAGATCACTCTCGGGGGCGCCGTCAGCGTCCTCTAGTCCCATACTGAGTCCGCAAGGCAAGATCTTTGGACGCAATGCAAATGGCACAA TGATCACCACGTCGCGTCCCAGTAACGAGGCCGAGGTGCAGCTGTACCGCGTGCTCCAGCGAGCCAGTCTATTGGCCTACTATGACACGCTGCTCGAGATGGGCGGCGATGATGTGCAGCAGCTGTACGATGCTGGCGAGGAGGAGTTCCTCGAAATCATGGCACTGGTGGGCATGGCATCCAAGCCTCTCCATGTGCGTCGCCTGCAAAAGGCGCTGCACGAATGGGCCAACAATCCGGCGCTCTTCCAAGGTCCAATGCTGCCGCATTTGG GACTTTGTGAGACGCCAACGAAGCCATCGCTGGTCTTCAATCCGGATGCCACGCCCGCGCTGCCACGCAGCAAATTCTCCTCGTTCAATCCCGCTGCCTCGTTTCAAGTTTCTGCCAATCTGCCGCTGGCCACAACGCCCACTCCGGTGTCGGCGCCAATGCTCTCGCAGATCAGTCAACCCTCCCCTGTGCTCTGCCCCACTGTGCCGCTGCCCGCTGTGATGCAGAGTCAATCCACCTCCCCGCTGATACTGCCATCCACGCCAAGCGTGACCACGCCCTGTGGCGCCAGCACCGCCCACCAGGTGTCGTCCAGCTCGCCACAGCTGACGCCGGTGCTGACCGAGATGCAGGTGCAGCGGATCACAATGTGCGCAGCAAAGATTGCGCGTCAGTTGCCGCAACGCGAACCCCGGGCACAGACCTCCAAGAAGCGCACCACACGCGAACTGGAGGCTGTGATTGCCATGGGTGAACATGATCCGCGTCGCATGGATGAGATACGTAAGTACTCGGCCATCTATGGCCGCTTCGATTGCAAGCGACGGCCAGAGAAGCCGCTCACCTTGCACGAGGTGTGCGTCAATGAGGCAGCCGCACAACTGTGCCGGAATCCTCAGACGATTTGGTTGCTCACGCGCCGTGATGAGCTGTTTCCGCTGGCGAGACAGATTGTCAAGGATGCGGGCTTCGGGCACTCGGCCAGCATTGCTCGCTATGGTAATCTGTTGTCGCAAATGCCGGGCAACAATCAGGCGCAAAGTCAACGCAGTGGCGGCGGCGTCGTCTCCATCGATGTCGATTGCGAGTCCAGCGATGCGGCCGCCGTTGCTGTGCCGAGCAGCAAGCGTCAGCGTTTGTCCTCCACCGAAGCCAGTCAGCTGCCCATGGAACTCAGTCGG GAAGCTGTTGAGGATTCACGCTACAATCTGTTTGCCATGTACCAAAAGTTTGCCAAGCCGCCGTTCGATCTAACTGAAATTGCCAAGTTCTC GCTGGCCAAGACTGCGGACTTTGAGGACAACGATTCGCGGTTCTCGTTCAGCAACTCCAGCTCGCCACCCATGCCA GCCAATGGTCTGGAAAATGAACGTTCACCGGTCTCATCCCACGGCCAGTGTCCCATCGAAACATCACACGCCGATGCCAGAGATCTGACTCTTACCGAATCCATTGATCTGACCGCCAACGGAGTTCAGGTCATCTCGGCCGCTGGTGATAATATCATTGCTGTCGCAAATCCCGCCCTGGCACTTAGTCCCACCCTCAATGAGGTCCTCAAGCGAAATGCCGCCACACCGGAATCGTAG
- the LOC133845864 gene encoding venom protease isoform X2 — protein MKSVPSAVITLVLVCFATPTRGQFNFNRQERPTNPFFPPTDGGFVGPQPVPTSAPNNNPFFRSTTQRPTTAAPTTSAPVTSAPIVEQRGTSCRIPPNKLGECVDIKSCQPILSELLVKRNDPEFAKYVKASNLICGQIGTNVCCPTGQTEATRAPIKPKNSDAIPRSLFTVEDGCGYTLTTNKKIVGGVVSKKGAWPWIALLGYDDGSSSPFKCGGTLITARHVVTAAHCIREDLTFVRLGEHDLSDDTEAGHVDINIAKKVSHPEYNRRNGRSDIAMLYLERNVELTSLILPICMPSTPSLRAKSYVGTLPFVIGWGKTQEGGESATVLNELMIPVMDNEVCRSSYEKLNRYFSEDQFDKAVLCAGVLSGGKDTCQGDSGGPLMTSEGGGVQMRFYLIGIVSYGVGCARPEVPGVYTSVQYFMDWIIEKVQDTP, from the exons ATGAAATCAGTGCCAAGTGCTGTGATTACGTTAGTGCTCGTCTgctttgccacgcccacacgcGGCCAATTCAATTTCAACCGGCAAG AGCGACCCACGAATCCATTCTTCCCACCCACTGATGGCGGATTTGTGGGACCACAGCCAGTGCCAACTTCAGCGCCGAACAATAATCCCTTCTTCAGGTCGACGACACAGAGACCCACAACAGCTGCGCCAACAACATCTGCTCCTGTGACTTCTGCTCCCATCGTGGAGCAACGTGGCACCAGCTGTCGCATTCCTCCGAACAAACTTGGCGAATGCGTTG ATATCAAGAGCTGTCAACCCATTCTCAGTGAACTTTTGGTGAAGCGCAACGATCCCGAGTTTGCTAAATATGTAAAGGCTTCGAATTTGATCTGCGGCCAAATTGGCACCAATGTCTGTTGTCCCACTGGACAAACGGAGGCGACACGTGCTCCGATTAAGCCCAAGAACAGCGACGCGATTCCACGTAGTTTGTTCACTGTGGAGGATGGTTGTGGCTACACTTTGACGACCAACAAGAAGATCGTTGGTGGCGTCGTCTCCAAGAAAGGTGCCTGGCCCTGGATTGCTTTGCTTGGTTACGATGATGGATCCTCGTCGCCGTTTAAGTGTGGTGGCACCTTGATCACGGCCAGACACGTTGTGACAGCAGCTCATTGTATTCGAGAAGATCT CACCTTTGTGCGCCTGGGCGAACATGATCTGAGCGATGACACAGAGGCCGGTCATGTTGACATAAATATAGCCAAA AAAGTCTCCCATCCCGAGTACAATCGACGCAATGGCCGCAGCGACATTGCAATGCTCTATTTGGAACGCAACGTGGAGTTAACATCGCTAATCCTCCCAATTTGTATGCCCAGCACACCAAGTTTGCGTGCCAAGTCCTATGTGGGCACACTTCCGTTTGTCATTGGCTGGGGCAAGACGCAGGAGGGAGGCGAATCGGCCACCGTGTTGAATGAACTGATGATACCCGTTATGGACAATGAGGTTTGCCGCAGTAGTTATGAGAAATTGAATCGTTACTTCAGCGAGGATCAGTTCGACAAAGCTGTCCTCTGCGCTGGCGTCCTCTCTGGCGGCAAGGATACGTGTCAGGGTGACTCGGGTGGACCTCTAATGACGTCCGAGGGTGGTGGCGTTCAAATGCGATTCTATCTGATTGGCATTGTGTCCTATGGCGTGGGCTGTGCCAGGCCAGAGGTGCCGGGAGTCTATACGAGTGTGCAGTACTTTATGGACTGGATAATCGAAAAGGTGCAGGATACGCCCTGA
- the LOC133845864 gene encoding venom serine protease Bi-VSP isoform X1 has protein sequence MKSVPSAVITLVLVCFATPTRGQFNFNRQVRQNCITPENYYGSCVALSYCPQVAEVFQLTDRRTAENYVFALQRSCGTRNINRDPVVCCTRPISAPVTERPTNPFFPPTDGGFVGPQPVPTSAPNNNPFFRSTTQRPTTAAPTTSAPVTSAPIVEQRGTSCRIPPNKLGECVDIKSCQPILSELLVKRNDPEFAKYVKASNLICGQIGTNVCCPTGQTEATRAPIKPKNSDAIPRSLFTVEDGCGYTLTTNKKIVGGVVSKKGAWPWIALLGYDDGSSSPFKCGGTLITARHVVTAAHCIREDLTFVRLGEHDLSDDTEAGHVDINIAKKVSHPEYNRRNGRSDIAMLYLERNVELTSLILPICMPSTPSLRAKSYVGTLPFVIGWGKTQEGGESATVLNELMIPVMDNEVCRSSYEKLNRYFSEDQFDKAVLCAGVLSGGKDTCQGDSGGPLMTSEGGGVQMRFYLIGIVSYGVGCARPEVPGVYTSVQYFMDWIIEKVQDTP, from the exons ATGAAATCAGTGCCAAGTGCTGTGATTACGTTAGTGCTCGTCTgctttgccacgcccacacgcGGCCAATTCAATTTCAACCGGCAAG TGCGTCAGAACTGCATTACTCCCGAGAACTATTATGGCAGCTGTGTGGCATTGAGCTACTGTCCCCAGGTGGCGGAAGTCTTCCAGTTGACCGACAGACGAACGGCCGAGAATTATGTGTTTGCATTGCAACGCAGCTGCGGCACACGCAACATCAACAGGGATCCAGTG GTTTGCTGCACTAGACCGATTTCTGCTCCCGTTACAGAGCGACCCACGAATCCATTCTTCCCACCCACTGATGGCGGATTTGTGGGACCACAGCCAGTGCCAACTTCAGCGCCGAACAATAATCCCTTCTTCAGGTCGACGACACAGAGACCCACAACAGCTGCGCCAACAACATCTGCTCCTGTGACTTCTGCTCCCATCGTGGAGCAACGTGGCACCAGCTGTCGCATTCCTCCGAACAAACTTGGCGAATGCGTTG ATATCAAGAGCTGTCAACCCATTCTCAGTGAACTTTTGGTGAAGCGCAACGATCCCGAGTTTGCTAAATATGTAAAGGCTTCGAATTTGATCTGCGGCCAAATTGGCACCAATGTCTGTTGTCCCACTGGACAAACGGAGGCGACACGTGCTCCGATTAAGCCCAAGAACAGCGACGCGATTCCACGTAGTTTGTTCACTGTGGAGGATGGTTGTGGCTACACTTTGACGACCAACAAGAAGATCGTTGGTGGCGTCGTCTCCAAGAAAGGTGCCTGGCCCTGGATTGCTTTGCTTGGTTACGATGATGGATCCTCGTCGCCGTTTAAGTGTGGTGGCACCTTGATCACGGCCAGACACGTTGTGACAGCAGCTCATTGTATTCGAGAAGATCT CACCTTTGTGCGCCTGGGCGAACATGATCTGAGCGATGACACAGAGGCCGGTCATGTTGACATAAATATAGCCAAA AAAGTCTCCCATCCCGAGTACAATCGACGCAATGGCCGCAGCGACATTGCAATGCTCTATTTGGAACGCAACGTGGAGTTAACATCGCTAATCCTCCCAATTTGTATGCCCAGCACACCAAGTTTGCGTGCCAAGTCCTATGTGGGCACACTTCCGTTTGTCATTGGCTGGGGCAAGACGCAGGAGGGAGGCGAATCGGCCACCGTGTTGAATGAACTGATGATACCCGTTATGGACAATGAGGTTTGCCGCAGTAGTTATGAGAAATTGAATCGTTACTTCAGCGAGGATCAGTTCGACAAAGCTGTCCTCTGCGCTGGCGTCCTCTCTGGCGGCAAGGATACGTGTCAGGGTGACTCGGGTGGACCTCTAATGACGTCCGAGGGTGGTGGCGTTCAAATGCGATTCTATCTGATTGGCATTGTGTCCTATGGCGTGGGCTGTGCCAGGCCAGAGGTGCCGGGAGTCTATACGAGTGTGCAGTACTTTATGGACTGGATAATCGAAAAGGTGCAGGATACGCCCTGA